From Ananas comosus cultivar F153 linkage group 2, ASM154086v1, whole genome shotgun sequence:
CCGAGGCGGAGGCAGCATGGCAAGCAGCGATGGCCTTGATGTCGTCGGGGGTGAGTGTGCGGCGCTTCTCTTCGGTGATGTCGGGCTGTGGCTCCCCCGGGAAGTTGAAGTTGCCCGCCGCACCGCGTAGACAGTAGACTGCAGCATCGTAAGCGCGCGCCGCCTTCTCGGGGTGGTCGAATGAGCCGAGCCATATACGCGACTGGCTCCTCGGCACGCGGATCTCCGAGACCCACGTGCCCCACTTTCGCATGCGGACTCCGCGGAAGAGCCGGCGCCGGTGCTGCCTACAGGAGGAGGCCCCTGCCGCAGCGCCAGTCGGAGTTggagtcatatatatatatatatatatatttatatgtatgtataatatattaaatctCTCAACGTACGTACatacacctatatatatatatatataaatatatatcctaattaattcactttAATCTGTATGTGGGTGGAGGACCATTGATTGCATGTTATTAAAAGAAAGAGAGGTGATCGTTTAACAAAGGGGTGGACGCCCGGGAGGCTGAGGGTGAGGAGGGTGGTGGTGGAGGATATGTGTTAAGTTAACGCGGAGAGAGGAGGAAATGTGTATatcaattaataatatatatatatatagagagagagagagagagagagagagagagagagagagaggaggggggagaGTCTTAATATGGCGGGGTTTTCTGGATAAAGCCATTGCAGTGCAGCTGCACTTCAATAAATGAGTGACGAGCGACGACTGTGGATGAGGGACGTGAATTAAGTTGTATATTTACCATTGCTATGAACCTGGTCCACGGTATCAGTCAAGAAGATCGAAAGCGTATATTTCATTAAGCAGTAATCTGCAATCTCCGTGGAAGATCATACTGAATTAGATACATTGTGAAGATCTACTATATCTATATCTTGGAGCTAGTCGATCGAATATTGTTGCTACAAAATCAAACATTAATAAGTTTCACAAATAGTTGGTAGTCGGCAGGCAACTTTTTGCAGCATGGGAGAGACAAACTAATTAAGAATCGTCATCATGCACTGCAACTTCAGAAACCTATATATGACTTGTGTGATATTAAATCCTGGAAAGTTCTTATTAATGTATGTAAGTGCGTATAATTGTGTTTAACTAATTAGGAGACTTGTTCATGGCGCGGACCATGGTCCACGCAGCAACTGGTGACGTGGAGGGGGCTCCAGGGAAAAATGTGGAGTGCTCAGAGAGCAACAGCTAACAACAGACTCCACACGTGGATTTTGGGCGGCTTTGGCCCAGCAGAAATTATTGCCTGTTCTGAGTCCGCCACGCCAGCCGTAGACCGCTGCTCATTTTGATCTATCCTCCATTCCTTCCCTCTCGACTTTTAATACCAACCATTTTaagtttagaaaaaattaaaagatgagTCCGCAAAGTAGGCTTTTGGGCGTTCTGCCAGACTATCTGGCCCAAACTTTAGGGCCCCCGCATCAGGCCCATCCAGCAGGAGCATTTATTAACCTCTTGATTGTTATTGTTGCATGGATCATTTTAATCTTGTACGGTGATTGTTAGACCAAGTTTAGAATTGTACGAAGCCTAGACGGCCAGTAGTCTGGCAAAAATGATAAGGGAGTAAAAACTCGAGCGTGTTCTGCATATATCTTTTGGTAAATTATTTTCATGGTTTAGGTGTCgaatttttataagaaaaaaaaaaaagaacatctgTTTGGTCTCTAGTCTTAGTGTGTAAAAAGATGCATTGTTTTGAGATAATTGAGCATCGAATTTGTGCTTTTATTTGTTTCCGGAATGGAGGTTGGTTGATTCTTGGTGTTTTGCTTTGAGCAGATGGATTAATTTTGTAGGCAAAAACTGTACATGAAAAATACAGAGGCAAATATTTAGTTGTTCATAACCATTCATTGAACTAAAGCACGGTTAGGA
This genomic window contains:
- the LOC109706797 gene encoding ethylene-responsive transcription factor ERF018 is translated as MRKWGTWVSEIRVPRSQSRIWLGSFDHPEKAARAYDAAVYCLRGAAGNFNFPGEPQPDITEEKRRTLTPDDIKAIAACHAASASVVIKDGDDVGFSDERKLQQLIPTSASSSSGCGGGDEVIMASSGSLDEEASLWDDLSLENFLLDEAVVQEMMSMWDLL